In Lepisosteus oculatus isolate fLepOcu1 chromosome 15, fLepOcu1.hap2, whole genome shotgun sequence, one genomic interval encodes:
- the mab21l3 gene encoding protein mab-21-like 3 isoform X2: MTGFTEEDLDNFLQNQVDLRHRQVSKTVDEVQQIIKDLTSEVSTKDGRFQSISNSGVHNDNIKDQPALMAKWAALLRGKCAFNPAIQVLTPALFLISVPVRGLCGYKERRARQWRYYTLSGSRLLSPVREPEKLHQWLELENFCSPSQEWHDSRVAIEGDIVPAKVVNLFKELLEAAIQSCNLASKVTILETVGAMIRVAVETSEAQVEAELIPTVELMNCWPKKARWPRFLKRWPSKEKARCIKSFGFNLMASSNYHWLLSFSRAEQVLMSSIDEDGGCRRKCYRVVRQLKEDVWCPGSKPVITAYHLQVRNRF; this comes from the exons ATGACAGGTTTTACAGAGGAAGACTTGGACAACTTCCTACAAAACCAG GTGGATCTCCGACACCGTCAGGTGTCCAAGACAGTGGACGAGGTTCAGCAGATCATCAAGGACCTGACCTCAGAGGTGAGCACCAAGGATGGCCGATTTCAGAGCATCTCCAACTCTGGTGTCCACAATGATAATATAAAG GATCAACCTGCTCTAATGGCCAAATGGGCAGCTCTTCTGAGGGGAAAATGTGCATTCAACCCAGCCATCCAG GTCCTCACGCCCGCCCTGTTCCTAATCTCGGTGCCGGTCAGGGGCCTGTGTGGGTACAAGGAGCGCAGGGCCAGGCAGTGGCGGTACTACACCCTGAGCGGCTCCAGGCTGCTTTCTCCAGTGCGTGAGCCCGAGAAGCTGCACCAGTGGCTGGAGCTGGAGAACTTCTGCAGCCCCTCGCAGGAGTGGCACGACTCCAGAGTGGCCATTGAAGGGGACATTGTGCCTGCCAAAGTGGTGAACCTCTTCAAGGAGCTCCTGGAAGCCGCCATCCAGAGCTGTAATCTTGCCA GTAAAGTCACTATTTTAGAGACTGTTGGTGCTATGATACGTGTTGCCGTGGAAACATCTGAAGCGCAGGTAGAGGCGGAGCTTATTCCAACTGTGGAGCTCATGAACTGCTGGCCAAAAAAAGCTCGCTGGCCCAGATTTCTCAAACGCTGGCCCTCAAAGGAAAAAGCCAGATGCATCAAG TCTTTTGGATTTAACCTGATGGCCTCTTCGAACTACCACTGGCTCCTGTCCTTCTCCAGGGCAGAGCAGGTCCTGATGAGCAGCATTGACGAGGATGGCGGATGCAGGAGGAAGTGCTACCGGGTTGTCAGGCAGCTGAAAGAGGATGTTTGGTGCCCTGGAAGTAAACCTGTAATTACAGCGTATCATCTGCAGGTGAGAAACAGATTCTG A
- the LOC102690500 gene encoding solute carrier family 22 member 15 isoform X3, with protein MEIEEAFKACGEMGIYQIYLCILLAFLLMLYVSMEAVLIALVGLSPPFQWDLQKQFANKSLPSASSIAEDRLFKQWLHEASQNEMHKHLHFNGNYTSIISEWYLIGDAAYKVSLASSLYFVGVLVGAITFGQLSDRYGRKKLYLAGLAFDIVFGVSSGLVPTYQLFAASRLLVGIMNGGMSLVAFVLLNEYVGTSYWSITGTLGSFFFAVGIVLYAVIGYFVHSWRLLALLANLLAVLVFFLSLFIPESPRWLYSQGRLSEAENVFFLISKWNRNLKCSISLTPPPKSKKEHKASALDLFYHRVLLQRTLIMMYTWFVCSLVYYGLTLNVGNMDGNIYVNLGLSGVAELPSYPVCLYLISRKWSGRRKSLAGFLLLGGLACLIIAYVPEKQETGLFAVVNKLTLSLFGKMVISSAFNIVYIYSSELYPTVVRNIGMGVCSTASRVGGILAPFIPSLESIQWALPFFVFGAAGLSAGLLSLLLPETLQKRLPETIADLGERCNGVYYRRIKDEASLPLQTLGSELAAHSEGHEETDEDEFVNPTEQTRMIT; from the exons ATGGAAATCGAAGAAGCATTCAAAGCCTGTGGTGAAATGGGCATTTATCAAATTTACCTCTGTATTCTTCTAGCATTTTTACTGATG TTATACGTGTCAATGGAAGCTGTACTGATTGCCTTGGTGGGATTGTCACCTCCCTTTCAATGGGACCTCCAGAAGCAGTTTGCTAATAAAAGCCTGCCGAGTGCGTCTTCTATTGCAGAGGATCGGCTCTTCAAACAGTGGCTACACGAAGCCAGCCAAAATGAAATGCATAAGCACTTGCATTTCAATGGCAACTACACCTCAATTATATCAGAG TGGTATTTGATAGGCGACGCTGCCTACAAAGTCTCTCTTGCCAGCTCCTTGTATTTCGTTGGAGTGCTGGTGGGCGCCATCACCTTCGGCCAACTCTCTGATCGCTATGGAAGAAAGAAGCTCTACCTCGCTG GTTTGGCATTTGATATAGTTTTTGGTGTATCAAGTGGCCTTGTACCTACATATCAGCTCTTTGCTGCCTCTCGGCTCCTGGTAGGAATAATGAATGGAGGAATGTCATTggttgcttttgttttgcttaatGAGTATGTGGGAACATCCTACTGGTCAATCACAG GAACACTGGGTAGCTTTTTCTTTGCTGTGGGAATCGTACTGTACGCAGTCATTGGTTATTTTGTCCACTCCTGGAGGCTGCTTGCTCTTTTGGCTAATCTCCTGGCAGTGCTGGTGTTTTTCCTCTCATT ATTCATCCCAGAATCCCCACGCTGGCTATACTCACAAGGCCGACTCAGTGAAGCAGAAAATGTCTTCTTCTTGATCAGCAAATGGAACAGAAACTTGAAGTGCTCGATTTCTTTAACACCCCCACCAAAGAGTAAGAAGGAGCATAAAGCCAGCGCTCTGGACCTGTTCTACCACAGGGTTCTGCTCCAGCGTACACTTATCATGATGTATACATG GTTTGTGTGCAGTCTTGTGTACTATGGTCTTACGCTGAATGTTGGGAACATGGATGGAAATATTTATGTCAATTTGGGCCTTTCAGGAGTTGCAGAGCTACCATCTTATCCAGTCTGTTTGTACTTAATAAGCCGCAAATG GTCTGGACGCCGAAAGTCTTTGGCAGGCTTTCTTCTCTTGGGAGGGCTTGCATGTCTCATCATCGCATACGTGCCAGAAAAACAAG AAACTGGCCTGTTTGCAGTGGTGAACAAACTGACGCTCTCTTTGTTTGGAAAGATGGTTATCAGCTCTGCCTTCAATATAGTCTACATCTATTCATCAGAGCTCTATCCAACGGTGGTCAG GAATATTGGAATGGGAGTATGTTCAACAGCCTCTAGAGTGGGGGGAATCTTGGCTCCTTTTATTCCTTCCCTG GAATCAATACAGTGGGCTCTGCCATTCTTTGTATTTGGAGCTGCTGGTTTATCAGCAGGGCTGCTGAGCCTGTTGCTGCCAGAAACCCTGCAGAAGAGACTGCCAGAGACGATCGCTGACCTAGGGGAGAGGTGCAATGGTGTTTATTACCGGAGAATCAAGGATGAAGCATCTCTACCACTGCAAACACTTGGCAGTGAATTG GCAGCCCACAGTGAGGGGCACGAGGAGACAGATGAGGATGAGTTTGTTAATCCAACTGAACAAACACGGATGATCACATGA
- the LOC102690500 gene encoding solute carrier family 22 member 15 isoform X4 codes for MLNNAKREIKISELIFFVCAFTRTTNMEIEEAFKACGEMGIYQIYLCILLAFLLMLYVSMEAVLIALVGLSPPFQWDLQKQFANKSLPSASSIAEDRLFKQWLHEASQNEMHKHLHFNGNYTSIISEWYLIGDAAYKVSLASSLYFVGVLVGAITFGQLSDRYGRKKLYLAGLAFDIVFGVSSGLVPTYQLFAASRLLVGIMNGGMSLVAFVLLNEYVGTSYWSITGTLGSFFFAVGIVLYAVIGYFVHSWRLLALLANLLAVLVFFLSLFIPESPRWLYSQGRLSEAENVFFLISKWNRNLKCSISLTPPPKSKKEHKASALDLFYHRVLLQRTLIMMYTWFVCSLVYYGLTLNVGNMDGNIYVNLGLSGVAELPSYPVCLYLISRKWSGRRKSLAGFLLLGGLACLIIAYVPEKQETGLFAVVNKLTLSLFGKMVISSAFNIVYIYSSELYPTVVRNIGMGVCSTASRVGGILAPFIPSLVRINTVGSAILCIWSCWFISRAAEPVAARNPAEETARDDR; via the exons ATGCTCAACAATGCTAAAAGGGAAATTAAGATATCAGagttaatattttttgtgtg TGCATTTACACGGACTACAAATATGGAAATCGAAGAAGCATTCAAAGCCTGTGGTGAAATGGGCATTTATCAAATTTACCTCTGTATTCTTCTAGCATTTTTACTGATG TTATACGTGTCAATGGAAGCTGTACTGATTGCCTTGGTGGGATTGTCACCTCCCTTTCAATGGGACCTCCAGAAGCAGTTTGCTAATAAAAGCCTGCCGAGTGCGTCTTCTATTGCAGAGGATCGGCTCTTCAAACAGTGGCTACACGAAGCCAGCCAAAATGAAATGCATAAGCACTTGCATTTCAATGGCAACTACACCTCAATTATATCAGAG TGGTATTTGATAGGCGACGCTGCCTACAAAGTCTCTCTTGCCAGCTCCTTGTATTTCGTTGGAGTGCTGGTGGGCGCCATCACCTTCGGCCAACTCTCTGATCGCTATGGAAGAAAGAAGCTCTACCTCGCTG GTTTGGCATTTGATATAGTTTTTGGTGTATCAAGTGGCCTTGTACCTACATATCAGCTCTTTGCTGCCTCTCGGCTCCTGGTAGGAATAATGAATGGAGGAATGTCATTggttgcttttgttttgcttaatGAGTATGTGGGAACATCCTACTGGTCAATCACAG GAACACTGGGTAGCTTTTTCTTTGCTGTGGGAATCGTACTGTACGCAGTCATTGGTTATTTTGTCCACTCCTGGAGGCTGCTTGCTCTTTTGGCTAATCTCCTGGCAGTGCTGGTGTTTTTCCTCTCATT ATTCATCCCAGAATCCCCACGCTGGCTATACTCACAAGGCCGACTCAGTGAAGCAGAAAATGTCTTCTTCTTGATCAGCAAATGGAACAGAAACTTGAAGTGCTCGATTTCTTTAACACCCCCACCAAAGAGTAAGAAGGAGCATAAAGCCAGCGCTCTGGACCTGTTCTACCACAGGGTTCTGCTCCAGCGTACACTTATCATGATGTATACATG GTTTGTGTGCAGTCTTGTGTACTATGGTCTTACGCTGAATGTTGGGAACATGGATGGAAATATTTATGTCAATTTGGGCCTTTCAGGAGTTGCAGAGCTACCATCTTATCCAGTCTGTTTGTACTTAATAAGCCGCAAATG GTCTGGACGCCGAAAGTCTTTGGCAGGCTTTCTTCTCTTGGGAGGGCTTGCATGTCTCATCATCGCATACGTGCCAGAAAAACAAG AAACTGGCCTGTTTGCAGTGGTGAACAAACTGACGCTCTCTTTGTTTGGAAAGATGGTTATCAGCTCTGCCTTCAATATAGTCTACATCTATTCATCAGAGCTCTATCCAACGGTGGTCAG GAATATTGGAATGGGAGTATGTTCAACAGCCTCTAGAGTGGGGGGAATCTTGGCTCCTTTTATTCCTTCCCTGGTCA GAATCAATACAGTGGGCTCTGCCATTCTTTGTATTTGGAGCTGCTGGTTTATCAGCAGGGCTGCTGAGCCTGTTGCTGCCAGAAACCCTGCAGAAGAGACTGCCAGAGACGATCGCTGA
- the LOC102690500 gene encoding solute carrier family 22 member 15 isoform X1: MLNNAKREIKISELIFFVCAFTRTTNMEIEEAFKACGEMGIYQIYLCILLAFLLMLYVSMEAVLIALVGLSPPFQWDLQKQFANKSLPSASSIAEDRLFKQWLHEASQNEMHKHLHFNGNYTSIISEWYLIGDAAYKVSLASSLYFVGVLVGAITFGQLSDRYGRKKLYLAGLAFDIVFGVSSGLVPTYQLFAASRLLVGIMNGGMSLVAFVLLNEYVGTSYWSITGTLGSFFFAVGIVLYAVIGYFVHSWRLLALLANLLAVLVFFLSLFIPESPRWLYSQGRLSEAENVFFLISKWNRNLKCSISLTPPPKSKKEHKASALDLFYHRVLLQRTLIMMYTWFVCSLVYYGLTLNVGNMDGNIYVNLGLSGVAELPSYPVCLYLISRKWSGRRKSLAGFLLLGGLACLIIAYVPEKQETGLFAVVNKLTLSLFGKMVISSAFNIVYIYSSELYPTVVRNIGMGVCSTASRVGGILAPFIPSLESIQWALPFFVFGAAGLSAGLLSLLLPETLQKRLPETIADLGERCNGVYYRRIKDEASLPLQTLGSELAAHSEGHEETDEDEFVNPTEQTRMIT; the protein is encoded by the exons ATGCTCAACAATGCTAAAAGGGAAATTAAGATATCAGagttaatattttttgtgtg TGCATTTACACGGACTACAAATATGGAAATCGAAGAAGCATTCAAAGCCTGTGGTGAAATGGGCATTTATCAAATTTACCTCTGTATTCTTCTAGCATTTTTACTGATG TTATACGTGTCAATGGAAGCTGTACTGATTGCCTTGGTGGGATTGTCACCTCCCTTTCAATGGGACCTCCAGAAGCAGTTTGCTAATAAAAGCCTGCCGAGTGCGTCTTCTATTGCAGAGGATCGGCTCTTCAAACAGTGGCTACACGAAGCCAGCCAAAATGAAATGCATAAGCACTTGCATTTCAATGGCAACTACACCTCAATTATATCAGAG TGGTATTTGATAGGCGACGCTGCCTACAAAGTCTCTCTTGCCAGCTCCTTGTATTTCGTTGGAGTGCTGGTGGGCGCCATCACCTTCGGCCAACTCTCTGATCGCTATGGAAGAAAGAAGCTCTACCTCGCTG GTTTGGCATTTGATATAGTTTTTGGTGTATCAAGTGGCCTTGTACCTACATATCAGCTCTTTGCTGCCTCTCGGCTCCTGGTAGGAATAATGAATGGAGGAATGTCATTggttgcttttgttttgcttaatGAGTATGTGGGAACATCCTACTGGTCAATCACAG GAACACTGGGTAGCTTTTTCTTTGCTGTGGGAATCGTACTGTACGCAGTCATTGGTTATTTTGTCCACTCCTGGAGGCTGCTTGCTCTTTTGGCTAATCTCCTGGCAGTGCTGGTGTTTTTCCTCTCATT ATTCATCCCAGAATCCCCACGCTGGCTATACTCACAAGGCCGACTCAGTGAAGCAGAAAATGTCTTCTTCTTGATCAGCAAATGGAACAGAAACTTGAAGTGCTCGATTTCTTTAACACCCCCACCAAAGAGTAAGAAGGAGCATAAAGCCAGCGCTCTGGACCTGTTCTACCACAGGGTTCTGCTCCAGCGTACACTTATCATGATGTATACATG GTTTGTGTGCAGTCTTGTGTACTATGGTCTTACGCTGAATGTTGGGAACATGGATGGAAATATTTATGTCAATTTGGGCCTTTCAGGAGTTGCAGAGCTACCATCTTATCCAGTCTGTTTGTACTTAATAAGCCGCAAATG GTCTGGACGCCGAAAGTCTTTGGCAGGCTTTCTTCTCTTGGGAGGGCTTGCATGTCTCATCATCGCATACGTGCCAGAAAAACAAG AAACTGGCCTGTTTGCAGTGGTGAACAAACTGACGCTCTCTTTGTTTGGAAAGATGGTTATCAGCTCTGCCTTCAATATAGTCTACATCTATTCATCAGAGCTCTATCCAACGGTGGTCAG GAATATTGGAATGGGAGTATGTTCAACAGCCTCTAGAGTGGGGGGAATCTTGGCTCCTTTTATTCCTTCCCTG GAATCAATACAGTGGGCTCTGCCATTCTTTGTATTTGGAGCTGCTGGTTTATCAGCAGGGCTGCTGAGCCTGTTGCTGCCAGAAACCCTGCAGAAGAGACTGCCAGAGACGATCGCTGACCTAGGGGAGAGGTGCAATGGTGTTTATTACCGGAGAATCAAGGATGAAGCATCTCTACCACTGCAAACACTTGGCAGTGAATTG GCAGCCCACAGTGAGGGGCACGAGGAGACAGATGAGGATGAGTTTGTTAATCCAACTGAACAAACACGGATGATCACATGA
- the LOC102690500 gene encoding solute carrier family 22 member 15 isoform X2, whose translation MKKVTLHCAFTRTTNMEIEEAFKACGEMGIYQIYLCILLAFLLMLYVSMEAVLIALVGLSPPFQWDLQKQFANKSLPSASSIAEDRLFKQWLHEASQNEMHKHLHFNGNYTSIISEWYLIGDAAYKVSLASSLYFVGVLVGAITFGQLSDRYGRKKLYLAGLAFDIVFGVSSGLVPTYQLFAASRLLVGIMNGGMSLVAFVLLNEYVGTSYWSITGTLGSFFFAVGIVLYAVIGYFVHSWRLLALLANLLAVLVFFLSLFIPESPRWLYSQGRLSEAENVFFLISKWNRNLKCSISLTPPPKSKKEHKASALDLFYHRVLLQRTLIMMYTWFVCSLVYYGLTLNVGNMDGNIYVNLGLSGVAELPSYPVCLYLISRKWSGRRKSLAGFLLLGGLACLIIAYVPEKQETGLFAVVNKLTLSLFGKMVISSAFNIVYIYSSELYPTVVRNIGMGVCSTASRVGGILAPFIPSLESIQWALPFFVFGAAGLSAGLLSLLLPETLQKRLPETIADLGERCNGVYYRRIKDEASLPLQTLGSELAAHSEGHEETDEDEFVNPTEQTRMIT comes from the exons ATGAAGAAAGTTACTTTGCATTG TGCATTTACACGGACTACAAATATGGAAATCGAAGAAGCATTCAAAGCCTGTGGTGAAATGGGCATTTATCAAATTTACCTCTGTATTCTTCTAGCATTTTTACTGATG TTATACGTGTCAATGGAAGCTGTACTGATTGCCTTGGTGGGATTGTCACCTCCCTTTCAATGGGACCTCCAGAAGCAGTTTGCTAATAAAAGCCTGCCGAGTGCGTCTTCTATTGCAGAGGATCGGCTCTTCAAACAGTGGCTACACGAAGCCAGCCAAAATGAAATGCATAAGCACTTGCATTTCAATGGCAACTACACCTCAATTATATCAGAG TGGTATTTGATAGGCGACGCTGCCTACAAAGTCTCTCTTGCCAGCTCCTTGTATTTCGTTGGAGTGCTGGTGGGCGCCATCACCTTCGGCCAACTCTCTGATCGCTATGGAAGAAAGAAGCTCTACCTCGCTG GTTTGGCATTTGATATAGTTTTTGGTGTATCAAGTGGCCTTGTACCTACATATCAGCTCTTTGCTGCCTCTCGGCTCCTGGTAGGAATAATGAATGGAGGAATGTCATTggttgcttttgttttgcttaatGAGTATGTGGGAACATCCTACTGGTCAATCACAG GAACACTGGGTAGCTTTTTCTTTGCTGTGGGAATCGTACTGTACGCAGTCATTGGTTATTTTGTCCACTCCTGGAGGCTGCTTGCTCTTTTGGCTAATCTCCTGGCAGTGCTGGTGTTTTTCCTCTCATT ATTCATCCCAGAATCCCCACGCTGGCTATACTCACAAGGCCGACTCAGTGAAGCAGAAAATGTCTTCTTCTTGATCAGCAAATGGAACAGAAACTTGAAGTGCTCGATTTCTTTAACACCCCCACCAAAGAGTAAGAAGGAGCATAAAGCCAGCGCTCTGGACCTGTTCTACCACAGGGTTCTGCTCCAGCGTACACTTATCATGATGTATACATG GTTTGTGTGCAGTCTTGTGTACTATGGTCTTACGCTGAATGTTGGGAACATGGATGGAAATATTTATGTCAATTTGGGCCTTTCAGGAGTTGCAGAGCTACCATCTTATCCAGTCTGTTTGTACTTAATAAGCCGCAAATG GTCTGGACGCCGAAAGTCTTTGGCAGGCTTTCTTCTCTTGGGAGGGCTTGCATGTCTCATCATCGCATACGTGCCAGAAAAACAAG AAACTGGCCTGTTTGCAGTGGTGAACAAACTGACGCTCTCTTTGTTTGGAAAGATGGTTATCAGCTCTGCCTTCAATATAGTCTACATCTATTCATCAGAGCTCTATCCAACGGTGGTCAG GAATATTGGAATGGGAGTATGTTCAACAGCCTCTAGAGTGGGGGGAATCTTGGCTCCTTTTATTCCTTCCCTG GAATCAATACAGTGGGCTCTGCCATTCTTTGTATTTGGAGCTGCTGGTTTATCAGCAGGGCTGCTGAGCCTGTTGCTGCCAGAAACCCTGCAGAAGAGACTGCCAGAGACGATCGCTGACCTAGGGGAGAGGTGCAATGGTGTTTATTACCGGAGAATCAAGGATGAAGCATCTCTACCACTGCAAACACTTGGCAGTGAATTG GCAGCCCACAGTGAGGGGCACGAGGAGACAGATGAGGATGAGTTTGTTAATCCAACTGAACAAACACGGATGATCACATGA
- the mab21l3 gene encoding protein mab-21-like 3 isoform X1, producing MTGFTEEDLDNFLQNQVDLRHRQVSKTVDEVQQIIKDLTSEVSTKDGRFQSISNSGVHNDNIKDQPALMAKWAALLRGKCAFNPAIQVLTPALFLISVPVRGLCGYKERRARQWRYYTLSGSRLLSPVREPEKLHQWLELENFCSPSQEWHDSRVAIEGDIVPAKVVNLFKELLEAAIQSCNLASKVTILETVGAMIRVAVETSEAQVEAELIPTVELMNCWPKKARWPRFLKRWPSKEKARCIKSFGFNLMASSNYHWLLSFSRAEQVLMSSIDEDGGCRRKCYRVVRQLKEDVWCPGSKPVITAYHLQTLLFWSCEKYPCTKDWRNFKQSVLRLVKKLQKCVSQRYLRHYFVRGYNLLKYTNTNELDIMSKKISDFLENPGLYMY from the exons ATGACAGGTTTTACAGAGGAAGACTTGGACAACTTCCTACAAAACCAG GTGGATCTCCGACACCGTCAGGTGTCCAAGACAGTGGACGAGGTTCAGCAGATCATCAAGGACCTGACCTCAGAGGTGAGCACCAAGGATGGCCGATTTCAGAGCATCTCCAACTCTGGTGTCCACAATGATAATATAAAG GATCAACCTGCTCTAATGGCCAAATGGGCAGCTCTTCTGAGGGGAAAATGTGCATTCAACCCAGCCATCCAG GTCCTCACGCCCGCCCTGTTCCTAATCTCGGTGCCGGTCAGGGGCCTGTGTGGGTACAAGGAGCGCAGGGCCAGGCAGTGGCGGTACTACACCCTGAGCGGCTCCAGGCTGCTTTCTCCAGTGCGTGAGCCCGAGAAGCTGCACCAGTGGCTGGAGCTGGAGAACTTCTGCAGCCCCTCGCAGGAGTGGCACGACTCCAGAGTGGCCATTGAAGGGGACATTGTGCCTGCCAAAGTGGTGAACCTCTTCAAGGAGCTCCTGGAAGCCGCCATCCAGAGCTGTAATCTTGCCA GTAAAGTCACTATTTTAGAGACTGTTGGTGCTATGATACGTGTTGCCGTGGAAACATCTGAAGCGCAGGTAGAGGCGGAGCTTATTCCAACTGTGGAGCTCATGAACTGCTGGCCAAAAAAAGCTCGCTGGCCCAGATTTCTCAAACGCTGGCCCTCAAAGGAAAAAGCCAGATGCATCAAG TCTTTTGGATTTAACCTGATGGCCTCTTCGAACTACCACTGGCTCCTGTCCTTCTCCAGGGCAGAGCAGGTCCTGATGAGCAGCATTGACGAGGATGGCGGATGCAGGAGGAAGTGCTACCGGGTTGTCAGGCAGCTGAAAGAGGATGTTTGGTGCCCTGGAAGTAAACCTGTAATTACAGCGTATCATCTGCAG ACCCTGTTATTTTGGTCCTGTGAGAAATATCCATGTACCAAGGACTGGAGAAACTTTAAACAGAGCGTGCTTCGTCTTGTGAAGAAGCTTCAGAAATGTGTGAGTCAGCGGTATCTGAGGCATTACTTCGTCCGGGGCTACAACCTGCTAAAATACACCAACACCAATGAGCTGGATATCATGAGCAAAAAGATCTCTGATTTTCTTGAGAACCCTGGACTCTACATGTACTGA